One part of the Parabacteroides distasonis ATCC 8503 genome encodes these proteins:
- a CDS encoding helix-turn-helix transcriptional regulator — protein MNPIEESIYQYINNIIEISEEQEPLLIQYCRMFSAVITGSFYVLDISKKRFIYIKPDDLLLCGYSVKEAMKLNFDLFPLIIHPEDLSLWNNFLEIIPQHLQALHEKRNEIDHISCTVRLIRKNSYTKDPLSQVLYQRMIPVWKNEKISYLICSVESVAYKKNGFYLHYKNSLTYEKYEPAVGSWSTHTMSLLNERERILLNLSRQGLNSNEISETLCRSKHTIQNQIKALFVKLNVHSIQEAIERANHCNLLHPYKEKKIDFPNETIHSSPKKINKKLMCEIQILLDKGKSIRSIASMVDIAESTIRSWIIKKLLRR, from the coding sequence ATGAACCCCATTGAAGAGTCGATCTACCAATATATAAATAATATAATTGAAATTTCAGAAGAACAAGAACCTCTTCTGATTCAATATTGTAGAATGTTTTCTGCGGTTATTACTGGTAGTTTTTACGTACTAGATATATCAAAAAAACGTTTCATCTATATCAAACCGGATGATTTATTACTATGTGGTTATTCTGTAAAGGAAGCTATGAAACTTAACTTTGATTTATTTCCTCTGATTATCCATCCTGAAGATCTATCTTTATGGAACAACTTTTTAGAAATTATCCCTCAACACCTACAAGCATTACATGAAAAGCGAAATGAGATAGATCATATTTCATGTACAGTCCGCTTGATTCGTAAGAACTCTTATACTAAAGATCCACTATCACAAGTGCTCTACCAAAGAATGATTCCTGTTTGGAAGAATGAAAAAATAAGCTATTTAATCTGTTCTGTAGAAAGTGTAGCATATAAAAAAAACGGCTTCTACTTACATTACAAAAACTCGCTAACTTATGAAAAATATGAACCTGCAGTCGGTTCTTGGAGCACACATACAATGAGTCTCCTAAACGAGCGGGAACGAATTTTATTAAATCTTTCCCGGCAAGGACTAAATTCAAATGAGATTTCAGAAACCTTATGTCGTAGTAAACATACGATACAAAATCAAATCAAGGCCCTATTCGTTAAATTGAATGTTCATTCTATACAAGAAGCCATCGAAAGAGCAAACCATTGTAACCTCCTACACCCATACAAAGAAAAAAAGATCGATTTTCCAAATGAAACAATACATAGCTCCCCCAAAAAAATCAATAAAAAGTTGATGTGTGAAATACAAATATTATTAGATAAAGGTAAAAGCATCCGCTCAATTGCTTCCATGGTCGATATCGCAGAAAGTACAATTCGCAGTTGGATCATAAAGAAACTACTAAGAAGGTGA
- a CDS encoding 6-bladed beta-propeller, protein MKLILTISAMILFLITGCESGKQPANDFLTVDITANYPKKELILQDFLDVEYIPLETNEEFITSASMQAIGKNLIILRNKNGQDGDIFIFDRTGKGQRKINRSGQGSQEYTNIGSIALDEEKGELFINNYYSSQFIVYDLSGNFKRTLKYDKDFNFNSGKTYNFDQDNLICYDEIGNYINLRKSAFWLLSKQDGSIVKEIELPYEHKISPFLSKGGWAAGPRNTELISQNGSWVLVEPSTDTIYSYSQDHSIKPFIVRTPPIRSMAPEVFLYPSILTDRYYFMQTTKKQWDFEKETGFPRTDLVYDKQEDAIFECVVYNNDFVDQTPVNMWYEHGILKIINNDGIAFIKKLEANELVEAYEKGKLKGRLNEIAAGLNEESNPVIMVAKYKE, encoded by the coding sequence ATGAAACTTATACTCACAATCTCTGCGATGATCCTGTTCCTGATAACGGGATGCGAAAGTGGCAAGCAACCGGCTAACGACTTTTTAACCGTGGATATCACGGCAAATTATCCGAAGAAGGAACTGATTCTTCAAGACTTTTTGGATGTGGAATACATCCCATTAGAAACGAATGAGGAATTCATAACCTCAGCCAGCATGCAAGCCATCGGCAAAAATCTCATAATCCTTAGAAACAAGAACGGACAAGACGGAGATATATTTATCTTCGACCGGACCGGAAAAGGCCAGAGAAAAATCAACCGCAGCGGCCAAGGTAGCCAAGAATACACGAATATCGGGTCTATTGCCCTCGATGAGGAGAAAGGTGAGCTGTTTATCAACAACTACTACTCGAGCCAGTTTATCGTATACGACCTGTCCGGAAACTTTAAGCGAACTTTAAAGTACGATAAAGATTTTAATTTCAATAGCGGGAAGACATACAATTTCGATCAAGACAACTTAATCTGCTACGATGAGATTGGCAATTATATAAATCTGAGAAAAAGCGCATTTTGGCTCCTGTCCAAACAAGACGGGAGCATTGTCAAGGAAATCGAACTCCCTTATGAGCATAAGATATCACCGTTTTTATCGAAAGGAGGTTGGGCCGCGGGACCTCGTAATACCGAATTAATTTCCCAAAATGGAAGTTGGGTTTTAGTAGAGCCATCTACAGATACGATTTATAGTTATTCGCAAGATCACTCTATCAAACCCTTTATCGTAAGGACTCCACCTATCCGCTCTATGGCCCCGGAAGTATTTCTTTATCCAAGTATTCTTACCGACCGGTATTATTTCATGCAAACAACAAAGAAACAATGGGATTTTGAGAAAGAAACCGGATTCCCCAGAACCGACTTGGTATATGATAAACAAGAGGACGCTATCTTTGAGTGTGTCGTATATAATAACGATTTCGTAGATCAGACACCCGTTAATATGTGGTACGAACACGGAATACTAAAGATCATCAATAACGATGGGATCGCTTTCATAAAGAAACTAGAAGCCAATGAGTTGGTGGAAGCCTACGAGAAAGGTAAGCTGAAAGGCCGATTGAATGAGATCGCAGCGGGATTGAATGAGGAATCCAACCCCGTGATTATGGTGGCTAAGTATAAGGAGTAA
- a CDS encoding TIGR04149 family rSAM-modified RiPP, with protein MEKDKKQILGKLKLNKLSENELEKREMRILKGGSDCPDGCSPNTSISNATVDKYS; from the coding sequence ATGGAAAAAGACAAAAAGCAAATCCTTGGAAAATTAAAGCTGAATAAGCTTAGTGAGAATGAGTTGGAGAAACGTGAAATGAGAATCCTAAAAGGTGGATCTGATTGTCCTGATGGCTGCTCTCCAAATACCAGCATATCGAATGCAACTGTTGATAAGTATTCATAA
- the ruvB gene encoding Holliday junction branch migration DNA helicase RuvB, with product MEDDFDIRDARMPENEREYENVLRPLSLRDFSGQAKVVENLKVFVMAARMRKEALDHVLLHGPPGLGKTTLSNIIANELGVGFKVTSGPVLDKPGDLAGVLTSLEKNDVLFIDEIHRLSPIVEEYLYSAMEDYRIDIVIDKGPSARSIQIDLAPFTLIGATTRSGLLTSPLRARFGINMHLEYYDMETLTKIVLRSANILNVKCELNAAREIASRSRGTPRIANALLRRVRDFAQVKGNGDIDKAIACFSLEALNIDRYGLDQIDNKLLTTIIDKFKGGPVGLTTIATALGEDPGTLEEVYEPFLIKEGFIKRTPRGREVTDLAYTHLGRSRVGEQGFLFD from the coding sequence ATGGAAGATGATTTTGATATAAGGGATGCCCGGATGCCGGAAAACGAGCGAGAGTACGAGAACGTGCTTCGGCCGCTTTCGCTCCGTGACTTCAGCGGGCAGGCGAAGGTGGTGGAGAACCTGAAGGTGTTCGTCATGGCTGCCCGCATGCGTAAGGAGGCGCTGGATCATGTGCTTTTGCATGGGCCTCCCGGGTTGGGAAAGACGACGTTGTCGAATATTATAGCGAACGAGTTGGGGGTTGGTTTCAAGGTCACGTCGGGGCCGGTGCTGGATAAGCCGGGAGATCTGGCCGGGGTATTGACCTCGCTGGAGAAGAACGACGTGCTTTTTATCGATGAGATTCACCGGTTGAGCCCGATCGTGGAGGAATACCTGTATTCCGCTATGGAGGATTACCGGATCGATATCGTGATCGATAAAGGACCAAGCGCTCGCTCGATACAGATCGATTTGGCTCCGTTTACATTGATTGGCGCTACGACCCGTAGCGGCTTGCTGACTAGTCCGCTGCGTGCCCGTTTCGGTATCAATATGCACTTGGAGTATTATGATATGGAGACGCTGACGAAGATCGTGCTCCGTAGTGCTAATATTTTGAATGTAAAATGTGAGTTGAACGCCGCTAGGGAGATCGCTTCCCGTAGCCGGGGTACGCCTCGTATCGCCAACGCTTTATTGCGCCGTGTGCGTGATTTCGCTCAAGTGAAGGGGAACGGAGATATCGATAAGGCGATCGCTTGCTTCTCTTTGGAGGCGTTGAATATAGATCGGTATGGCTTGGATCAGATCGATAATAAGTTGCTGACGACGATCATTGATAAATTCAAGGGAGGCCCGGTCGGATTAACGACGATCGCCACGGCTTTGGGCGAGGACCCCGGAACGCTAGAAGAAGTGTACGAGCCTTTCTTGATCAAAGAGGGCTTTATCAAACGCACGCCCCGTGGCCGTGAGGTCACCGATTTAGCTTATACCCATCTGGGACGTAGCCGGGTGGGGGAACAAGGTTTTTTATTTGATTAG
- a CDS encoding ATP-binding protein, protein MNQTIYPIGIQNFEKIRKDGYLYIDKTALVYQLVTTGQYYFLSRPRRFGKSLLLSTLEAYFQGKKELFEGLAMEKLEKDWKEYPILHFDLNISQYDSPDSLYKILNDILSRYEDEYGTRPSEVTLPLRFAGIIDRAYRKTGQRAVILIDEYDKPLLQNLHDEEMQNRLRNMLKPFYGVLKTMDRAIRFALLTGVTKFGKISVFSDLNNLMDLSMDNRYVEICGITEKEIHAYLEDEVKELADTQMTTYEETCLKLKQRYDGYHFTAKSEGIYNPFSLLNTFAKMEFGDYWFETGTPSYLVELLKHTHYDLYEMANTETDADVLNSIDSASNNPIPVIYQSGYLTIKGYDPEFGIYRLGFPNKEVEEGFVKYLLPFYTSIQASKTPFEIGQFVREIRSGNYDAFFHRLQSFFADTPYEVIAGQKPERDTELHYRNVLFIVFKLVGLYTQVEYHTSNGRIDLVLQTDRYVYIMEFKLNGTAKEALRQIEEKGYALPFAGDDREVFKIGVNFSSETRNIEKWLVG, encoded by the coding sequence ATGAACCAGACAATTTATCCCATCGGCATACAGAACTTCGAGAAAATTCGCAAGGACGGCTATCTCTATATTGACAAGACAGCCTTGGTCTATCAATTGGTTACTACCGGACAGTATTACTTCCTCAGCCGCCCCCGGCGCTTCGGGAAAAGCCTGTTGCTGTCCACGCTGGAGGCCTACTTCCAAGGGAAAAAGGAGTTGTTCGAAGGACTGGCCATGGAGAAACTGGAAAAGGACTGGAAAGAATACCCGATCCTCCATTTTGACCTGAATATCTCCCAATACGACTCTCCGGATAGCTTATACAAGATATTAAACGACATCCTGTCCCGGTACGAAGACGAATATGGGACACGTCCCTCGGAAGTGACCCTGCCCCTCCGTTTCGCCGGAATCATCGACCGGGCCTACCGCAAAACCGGACAAAGGGCCGTGATCCTGATAGACGAGTACGACAAGCCCTTGCTACAGAACTTGCACGACGAGGAGATGCAAAACCGGCTCCGGAACATGCTCAAACCCTTCTACGGCGTATTGAAGACCATGGATAGGGCCATCCGTTTCGCCCTGCTCACAGGTGTGACCAAGTTCGGCAAGATAAGCGTGTTCAGCGACCTCAACAACCTCATGGACCTGTCGATGGATAATCGGTACGTCGAGATATGCGGCATCACAGAGAAAGAGATACATGCCTATCTGGAAGACGAAGTGAAGGAACTGGCTGATACCCAAATGACGACCTACGAGGAAACCTGCCTAAAACTCAAGCAACGCTATGACGGATACCATTTCACCGCCAAGTCCGAGGGTATATACAATCCATTCAGCCTATTGAATACCTTCGCTAAGATGGAATTCGGAGACTACTGGTTCGAGACCGGAACACCCTCCTACCTCGTGGAGCTGCTCAAGCACACCCATTACGACCTCTACGAGATGGCCAACACGGAAACCGACGCCGACGTGCTCAACAGCATCGACTCCGCCTCGAACAATCCCATACCCGTCATCTACCAAAGCGGGTATCTTACCATCAAGGGCTATGATCCTGAGTTTGGCATTTATCGACTGGGTTTCCCGAACAAGGAGGTGGAAGAAGGTTTCGTCAAATACCTACTTCCTTTCTATACGAGCATACAAGCCTCTAAGACCCCCTTCGAGATCGGACAGTTCGTTCGGGAGATACGGTCTGGCAATTACGACGCCTTCTTCCACCGCCTCCAAAGCTTCTTCGCCGACACACCCTACGAGGTGATCGCCGGGCAAAAGCCGGAACGAGACACGGAGCTGCATTACCGGAACGTCCTCTTCATCGTCTTCAAGCTGGTCGGCCTGTACACGCAAGTGGAGTACCATACCTCGAACGGGCGTATAGACCTCGTCTTGCAAACCGATCGCTATGTATATATCATGGAGTTCAAGCTCAACGGAACCGCCAAGGAGGCCCTGCGGCAGATCGAGGAGAAAGGCTACGCCCTACCCTTCGCCGGAGACGACCGGGAAGTCTTCAAGATCGGCGTGAACTTCTCTTCCGAGACCCGCAATATCGAGAAGTGGCTGGTTGGGTGA
- a CDS encoding DUF3244 domain-containing protein produces the protein MRKRFAILLGLIALLSVQLVYGDPVETRGKWGDKYYRSINPLPPSLSIQGNILSVDFMNALENLTITITDEQGTVIMEDNISGETGECITIILNNESTGRFYVKLEHQLGWLMGEFIIQNN, from the coding sequence ATGAGAAAAAGATTTGCTATTTTATTAGGGCTTATAGCTCTTCTTTCTGTGCAGTTGGTCTATGGAGATCCGGTTGAGACACGAGGGAAATGGGGGGATAAATATTATCGCTCAATTAATCCTCTTCCACCTTCATTATCCATACAAGGGAACATTTTGAGTGTGGATTTTATGAATGCGCTTGAAAACCTAACCATCACTATAACCGACGAACAAGGTACTGTAATAATGGAAGACAACATCTCTGGTGAAACAGGAGAATGTATAACTATCATTTTAAACAATGAGAGTACAGGACGATTTTACGTAAAGTTAGAGCATCAGTTAGGTTGGCTTATGGGAGAATTCATCATACAAAATAATTAG
- a CDS encoding radical SAM peptide maturase, protein MKSIIHSTENNNFYLYDTQRILSMLIHPELKKIHEKSTDINIDAYYLKKYSYLVNHGFFGEAKPFEFKANISENSIKENITQTKVIVFEITDYCNLKCKYCSLGDLYNFSKKESKNINIKYALNFLRYIFNVKHKKTKLTISFFGGEPLVNFPAIQQIIEEAKLLNKNKKLDLMFNMTTNATLIHKYIDFIVENNIELLISFDGNEKAHSYRTYASNNKNSFHDVLMNTDMIKLKHPSYFDKYVNFNAVLNNRNSIKGIYEFIYNRYGKIPRISQLSSDHINLNKKNIFDDIFHSRKISEKEFQKEGSDVLPIVSNRLIPFNESKKFLKHYSLNLYLSNTLYLLYDLIDSFPTGTCLPFQTRIFLNTHNNLLPCEKVSYKNFLGKVNDHVFINIPEIVQRYNSYYVHCKKVCQYCYGGRACSTCLLSLDNLDQLGVEEFVCPDFQNQKTFEDKLNRIFSYLEKCPSEFFQIINHLITE, encoded by the coding sequence ATGAAATCAATAATACATTCCACTGAAAATAACAACTTCTATTTGTATGATACCCAACGCATACTATCTATGTTAATACATCCCGAATTAAAAAAAATTCATGAAAAGTCGACAGATATAAATATAGATGCTTATTATTTGAAAAAATACTCTTATCTTGTAAATCATGGTTTTTTTGGAGAAGCAAAACCTTTTGAATTTAAAGCTAATATTAGCGAAAATAGCATAAAGGAAAATATCACTCAAACGAAAGTTATTGTATTTGAAATAACAGATTATTGTAATTTAAAATGCAAATATTGTTCACTAGGTGATTTATACAACTTCTCAAAAAAAGAATCCAAAAATATAAATATAAAATACGCTTTAAATTTCCTAAGATACATTTTCAATGTAAAACATAAAAAGACCAAATTAACAATTAGCTTTTTTGGGGGAGAACCACTTGTCAATTTTCCTGCTATACAACAAATAATAGAAGAAGCGAAACTTTTAAACAAAAACAAAAAATTGGACTTAATGTTCAATATGACAACAAATGCCACCTTAATACACAAATATATCGACTTTATAGTTGAAAATAATATAGAGTTATTAATCAGTTTTGATGGAAACGAAAAAGCTCATAGTTATCGTACCTATGCAAGCAACAACAAAAATTCATTTCATGATGTTTTAATGAATACCGATATGATAAAACTAAAACATCCTAGTTATTTCGATAAATATGTGAATTTTAATGCAGTACTAAATAATCGCAATTCCATAAAAGGAATTTACGAGTTCATTTATAATAGATATGGTAAAATTCCAAGAATATCACAATTAAGCTCAGATCATATAAATCTTAATAAAAAAAATATTTTTGATGATATTTTTCATTCCAGAAAAATAAGCGAGAAGGAATTCCAAAAGGAAGGATCTGACGTATTACCCATAGTAAGTAATCGATTGATCCCATTTAATGAATCAAAAAAGTTTTTGAAACATTATTCTCTCAATTTGTATCTTTCAAACACACTCTACTTATTGTATGATTTGATAGATTCCTTCCCAACGGGAACTTGTTTGCCCTTTCAAACAAGAATATTCTTAAACACGCACAATAACTTGTTACCTTGTGAAAAAGTTAGCTACAAAAACTTTTTAGGCAAAGTAAATGATCATGTATTTATTAACATTCCTGAAATTGTACAAAGGTACAATTCTTATTATGTACACTGCAAAAAAGTTTGTCAATATTGCTACGGAGGAAGAGCTTGCTCCACTTGCTTATTAAGTTTGGATAATCTGGATCAACTAGGTGTAGAGGAATTTGTTTGTCCAGACTTTCAGAATCAAAAAACATTTGAAGATAAACTAAATCGCATTTTTTCATATTTGGAAAAATGTCCTAGTGAATTCTTTCAAATAATTAATCATTTAATAACAGAGTAA
- a CDS encoding tetratricopeptide repeat protein: MKKNIVFLLILIPIIWISCDGMGHQTIDFRKIENLMPQHPDSALMLLEQIENKENLSRKDKAHYYLLLTEAQDKTFVKHETDSLITIATDYYEETDDLERKAKAWYYRGRISQDQNHPLKAQECYLKALRDEESIKDHALLGRVNNYIGILYTFQDVYEKALSFQKKAVSNFRAINDSIGQAYASRDLGRVYQMLALPDSAIACYLDAIALIRSFDEWSIYSELGNLYIEKKDYSLANQYLMKMKSFLDRMQANNFSDNIDFSFHATLGDYYNQVNKLDSALFYLNICKEQTTRLDTRISAYATLKKIAYKQNDWKQYVLLDQKYTSMHDSLHAQGEMESIRKYQALYDHQETELKLTKEQAKNAVSNLRIIIVMIVCFLVISLSTYAYFKHKQEKSQLILRQQEKDIQNKERLSIYENQIHDYEEQIALNEQTLHSLKEHLQDQNLKIESLNTMRTHLENEIQSLKHKKHIQENRAEEIAFKNSSLYAQFHDKKNWTPAPEDWQALLDKIDLIYPTLASTLSKTLPGSTISEKRLCYLLKIQVKPTVIARLLCCSDTNITMLRKRLYKKAFNKDVPAKEFDRYILDI; the protein is encoded by the coding sequence ATGAAGAAAAACATTGTTTTCCTGTTAATTCTAATACCTATTATATGGATCTCTTGCGACGGAATGGGCCATCAAACCATAGACTTCCGAAAAATAGAGAACCTTATGCCCCAACATCCGGATAGCGCCTTAATGCTCCTTGAGCAAATAGAGAACAAAGAAAACCTATCCCGAAAAGATAAGGCACATTATTATTTATTGCTGACGGAAGCGCAAGACAAAACTTTTGTTAAGCATGAAACCGACTCGCTGATCACGATCGCAACGGATTATTATGAGGAAACAGACGATCTGGAACGAAAAGCGAAAGCTTGGTATTATAGGGGAAGAATCAGCCAAGATCAGAACCATCCACTAAAGGCCCAAGAGTGTTATCTAAAAGCCTTACGGGATGAAGAATCGATAAAAGATCACGCTTTACTGGGAAGAGTAAATAACTATATTGGAATACTCTACACTTTTCAAGATGTCTACGAAAAAGCGTTATCTTTCCAGAAAAAAGCTGTCTCAAATTTTCGTGCGATTAACGATTCTATCGGTCAAGCTTACGCTTCACGTGATCTAGGCCGTGTTTATCAAATGCTAGCACTTCCTGATAGCGCAATCGCTTGCTACTTAGACGCAATTGCCCTAATACGATCTTTCGATGAATGGTCTATTTATTCGGAGTTAGGAAATTTATATATAGAAAAGAAAGATTATTCGCTAGCGAATCAGTATTTAATGAAAATGAAATCATTTTTGGATAGAATGCAAGCGAATAATTTTTCTGACAATATCGATTTTTCCTTTCATGCGACATTAGGAGACTATTACAATCAAGTAAATAAATTAGATTCCGCTTTATTCTATTTGAATATTTGCAAAGAACAAACGACAAGGCTAGACACACGTATTTCCGCATATGCCACCCTCAAAAAAATAGCCTATAAGCAAAATGACTGGAAGCAATACGTCCTGTTAGATCAGAAATATACAAGTATGCATGATTCTCTTCATGCACAAGGAGAAATGGAATCTATCCGGAAATATCAAGCACTTTATGATCATCAAGAGACAGAACTAAAACTAACAAAAGAACAAGCCAAGAATGCGGTATCTAATTTGAGGATCATAATCGTTATGATAGTCTGTTTTTTAGTAATTTCGCTATCAACTTATGCTTATTTTAAACACAAACAAGAAAAAAGTCAGCTAATTCTTCGACAACAAGAAAAAGATATCCAAAACAAAGAACGATTGTCCATCTATGAAAACCAGATTCACGACTATGAAGAACAAATAGCCTTGAATGAGCAAACTTTACATTCTTTGAAAGAACATTTACAAGATCAAAACTTGAAAATAGAGAGTTTGAATACTATGCGCACGCACTTGGAGAATGAGATACAATCACTCAAACATAAAAAGCATATTCAAGAAAACCGTGCGGAAGAGATAGCTTTTAAAAATTCATCATTATATGCACAATTCCATGATAAGAAAAATTGGACACCGGCCCCGGAAGACTGGCAAGCTCTTCTCGATAAAATCGATCTCATTTATCCTACGCTTGCTTCTACATTAAGTAAAACATTACCCGGATCAACCATCTCAGAGAAACGTTTATGTTATCTACTAAAGATACAAGTAAAGCCAACAGTTATTGCTCGATTGTTATGTTGTAGCGATACAAATATTACGATGCTACGAAAGCGATTATATAAAAAAGCATTCAACAAAGATGTTCCGGCTAAGGAGTTTGATAGATATATACTTGATATATAA
- a CDS encoding glycosyltransferase family 32 protein, whose amino-acid sequence MIIYDPKIAILLIAFNRSNIKQVFDRIKVVKPRRLYIAVDGSTNDTQRKISKETTFIVSHIDWECQVFKLYQEKNQGYDKHCFDSISWFFEQEPEGVILEDDCVPSISFFGFCTTLLEKFRHDERIGHISGSNYQFGKNRGDGTFYYSNLTHVSGWAGWRRVWQEHCLHENKYDLFKQLDYLSNLPSHAPFQYRWNRLFNMANHDNEGFWEAKYAYTNLINNRLSIIPNKNLITKIAYNDKTPHAIKNHPFTNIKNEEIDHIVHPSFICPDIEADLYSQTKEYNTSFEELYMPKEYFYLKEHFVTAIRNNHIHPKIPQIIHQIYEDLAGPPPSLVEISQSWKELNPDWEYRFWNKNDIETFLKTYYPEFIPAYNAFPHNVQRWDAIRYLILYKFGGLYVDMDYECTENITPILCNTECAMGLEPEAHAFRIHVPYIVGNAFMATVPEHPYFKELIDTVFCTEKNSNMYSDLCELILNTTGPCMTTQVYKNSNYQKRVTLIPAELIAPLTYTDIKTIINNETTKNVESKIEKSFAIHYFFGSWLN is encoded by the coding sequence ATGATAATCTACGACCCCAAAATAGCGATTCTCCTTATAGCTTTTAATCGATCAAATATAAAGCAAGTATTTGATCGCATCAAAGTGGTGAAACCGAGAAGACTATATATCGCAGTAGATGGATCAACTAATGACACACAGCGTAAAATAAGTAAGGAAACAACGTTCATTGTTTCCCACATTGACTGGGAATGCCAAGTATTTAAACTATATCAGGAAAAAAATCAAGGATACGACAAACACTGTTTTGATTCGATTTCTTGGTTCTTCGAGCAAGAGCCAGAAGGAGTCATTCTAGAAGATGATTGTGTACCTTCCATTTCATTCTTTGGTTTTTGTACGACATTGCTGGAAAAGTTCAGACACGATGAACGCATCGGACACATATCCGGAAGCAATTACCAATTCGGGAAAAACAGGGGAGACGGTACTTTCTATTATTCAAACCTAACCCACGTATCCGGATGGGCTGGTTGGAGAAGAGTTTGGCAAGAGCACTGCCTTCACGAAAACAAGTACGACCTTTTTAAACAATTAGATTACTTATCAAATTTACCCTCTCACGCTCCATTCCAATATCGTTGGAACAGACTCTTCAATATGGCGAATCATGACAATGAAGGTTTTTGGGAGGCCAAATATGCTTACACAAACCTTATCAATAATAGATTATCGATCATTCCAAACAAAAATTTAATAACAAAGATCGCATATAATGACAAAACGCCCCATGCCATAAAGAATCATCCTTTTACAAACATCAAAAACGAGGAAATCGACCATATTGTTCATCCATCTTTCATCTGTCCGGACATAGAAGCCGATTTATATTCACAAACCAAAGAATATAATACATCTTTCGAGGAACTGTATATGCCTAAAGAATACTTTTACTTAAAAGAGCACTTTGTCACCGCAATCCGAAATAATCATATACATCCTAAAATTCCACAGATCATTCATCAGATCTATGAGGATTTAGCGGGACCACCTCCTTCTTTAGTCGAGATTTCCCAATCATGGAAAGAGCTAAATCCCGATTGGGAGTATCGGTTTTGGAATAAAAATGATATAGAGACATTTTTGAAAACCTATTATCCGGAATTTATTCCGGCCTATAATGCTTTTCCACATAATGTACAACGTTGGGACGCAATCCGGTATTTAATACTTTATAAGTTTGGTGGTCTATATGTAGACATGGATTATGAATGTACGGAAAATATCACTCCTATATTATGTAATACAGAATGTGCCATGGGATTGGAACCGGAAGCTCACGCTTTCCGTATCCATGTGCCTTACATTGTTGGAAATGCTTTTATGGCGACAGTTCCGGAGCATCCTTATTTCAAAGAGCTGATCGATACTGTATTTTGTACTGAGAAAAATAGCAACATGTACTCTGATCTTTGCGAGTTGATTCTTAATACAACAGGCCCCTGCATGACCACTCAAGTATACAAAAACAGCAATTATCAAAAGCGTGTGACATTAATTCCAGCAGAACTAATAGCACCTCTAACCTATACAGATATAAAAACAATCATAAACAATGAAACAACCAAGAATGTAGAGAGTAAGATAGAGAAGTCATTTGCCATACATTACTTTTTCGGCAGCTGGCTAAACTAA